One genomic window of Gossypium hirsutum isolate 1008001.06 chromosome D11, Gossypium_hirsutum_v2.1, whole genome shotgun sequence includes the following:
- the LOC107912867 gene encoding trans-cinnamate:CoA ligase, peroxisomal → MDQLGKCEANYVALTPLTFLKRASSVYANRTSIIYENTRFTWRQTYERCCRLASSLLSLNILKNDVISVLAPNIPAMYEMHFAVPMAGAVLNTINTRLDAKNVATILRHSEAKVFFVDYQYVPLAREALRLLMVDSQQNQTSQSPSAAPESFIPLVIVIDDVDSPKGVRLGELEYEQLIHMGNPRFVPTEIQDEWDPISLNYTSGTTSEPKGVVYSHRGAYLSTLSLILGWEMGSEPVYLWSLPMFHCNGWTFTWGVAARGGTNVCLRNTTAYDMYRNIASHKVTHMCCAPIVFNILIDAKPHERREFTSTVQVLTGGAPPPASLLEKMELLRFHVTHGYGLTEATGPALVCEWQAKWNNLPRESQAKLKARQGISVLTLADVDVKNMKTMTSVPHDGKTMGEIVLRGSSIMKGYLKDPETTSKAFKNGWFITGDVGVIHPDGYLEIKDRSKDIIISGGENISSVELESVLYRHPRVLEAAVVAMPHPRWGESPCAFLAVRENEVGRKDDVKEADIIAFCRKNLPHFMVPKKVEFLPELPKTSTGKIQKFQLRALAKAFQITDTKEVPQHHENQVLALPRL, encoded by the exons ATGGATCAACTTGGGAAGTGCGAAGCAAATTATGTGGCACTCACTCCCTTGACATTTCTAAAAAGGGCCAGCTCTGTTTATGCTAACCGCACATCAATCATCTACGAGAATACTCGTTTCACCTGGCGCCAAACCTACGAACGTTGCTGCCGTCTTGCTTCCTCTCTCCTCTCCCTCAACATCCTCAAAAACGATGTT ATATCCGTGCTGGCTCCCAACATTCCAGCCATGTACGAGATGCATTTTGCTGTTCCCATGGCTGGAGCCGTACTCAACACCATCAATACCAGGCTAGATGCCAAGAACGTCGCCACCATTCTCCGCCACTCCGAGGCCAAGGTGTTTTTCGTAGACTACCAATATGTGCCGCTGGCACGCGAGGCTCTCCGCTTGCTGATGGTTGACTCACAACAAAATCAGACCTCACAGTCACCATCTGCAGCACCCGAGTCCTTTATTCCATTGGTGATTGTCATAGATGACGTTGACTCCCCTAAAGGTGTCCGACTAGGTGAGTTGGAATATGAGCAATTAATACACATGGGCAATCCAAGATTCGTCCCCACTGAAATCCAAGATGAGTGGGATCCTATTTCCCTCAACTACACATCCGGAACTACATCCGAACCCAAAGGAGTTGTTTACAGTCACAGAGGCGCATATCTCAGTACTTTAAGTCTGATTTTGGGATGGGAAATGGGAAGCGAGCCTGTCTATCTATGGTCCCTTCCCATGTTTCACTGCAACGGTTGGACCTTCACTTGGGGAGTCGCAGCACGCGGTGGGACCAATGTCTGCCTACGCAACACCACCGCCTACGACATGTATCGAAACATCGCTTCTCACAAAGTCACCCACATGTGTTGCGCACCCATCGTCTTCAACATCCTCATCGACGCCAAACCGCATGAGCGTCGCGAATTTACCTCTACCGTGCAAGTACTCACCGGCGGTGCACCGCCTCCGGCATCACTACTCGAGAAAATGGAACTCCTCCGGTTCCACGTCACCCATGGCTATGGTCTGACGGAGGCCACTGGTCCGGCTTTGGTGTGCGAGTGGCAAGCCAAGTGGAACAATCTTCCACGGGAAAGTCAGGCGAAGCTCAAGGCACGGCAAGGGATCAGCGTATTGACACTGGCGGATGTAGATGTGAAGAATATGAAAACCATGACAAGCGTACCGCATGACGGTAAAACAATGGGGGAGATTGTGCTGCGTGGAAGCAGCATCATGAAAGGGTACTTAAAAGATCCAGAGACTACATCCAAGGCCTTCAAGAACGGGTGGTTCATCACGGGTGACGTGGGCGTTATACATCCTGATGGATACCTGGAAATTAAGGATAGATCAAAGGATATCATCATTTCCGGGGGCGAAAACATCAGCAGCGTTGAATTGGAGTCGGTTCTCTACAGGCATCCAAGAGTTCTAGAGGCAGCAGTGGTTGCAATGCCTCACCCACGGTGGGGGGAGAGCCCCTGTGCTTTTCTAGCGGTGAGGGAGAACGAAGTTGGGAGAAAAGATGATGTGAAGGAAGCTGATATCATTGCTTTCTGCCGTAAAAACCTTCCCCATTTCATGGTTCCAAAGAAGGTGGAATTTCTACCTGAATTGCCCAAAACTTCAACCGGCAAAATCCAAAAGTTTCAACTAAGAGCTTTGGCCAAAGCTTTCCAGATTACAGACACAAAGGAAGTGCCTCAACACCATGAAAACCAAGTTCTTGCTTTACCCCGTCTTTGA